The genomic segment AATAGATAGGGGCTGGGGAGAAGATGAAAGTCTGCTTTTGAACGATCTTCCTTTATCCTTGAGAAAAGAAGTAAAAATTCAGTTACATCGAAGTCTATTGGAAAAAGTACCTTTTTTAAAAGGAGCAGATCCTGCTTTAGTAGCTAGTCTCGTATTTTCTTTAACACCTACGATCTTTCTGAATGGTGATACAGTTTTCAAAAAAGGCGAGAAGGGTGATTGCCTTTATATTTTAAGCGAAGGCTCCGTAGATATTTTAGGTTCTGATGACAAAACTGTTTTGTTAAATTTGCAAGAAGGTCAGTTTTTCGGGGAGTTGGCCTTAGTCACTGAGGAACCGAGATCCGCAACGGTTCGAGCTACAAGTACCTGTGAAATTTATACTTTGAGTAAATCGGATTTTGATCATTCTTTGGAAAGATTTTCAGAATTCAGGTCGGCTATTGAAGAATCCGTTTCTAATCTGAAAAAATCGTAACTACAATCTTCTCCTTATAATCGTTTCGAAATTACTTGACCGACTCTTAAATTCTGCTAAAAAGCACGAGCTTAAATAGGAGATTTTATGTTACCGGTAATACCGTTAAATTATTTAGCAATTTTAGTTGGAGTTCTTGCAAACGTAGTGATCGGATTTCTTTGGTTTGGTCCAATTTTCGGTAAGGTCTGGGCAAAAGAAATGGGCTTGGACAATAAGGAACCTGATAACAAAGCGATGATAAAATCATTGGTTATCATGATCATCGGTTCTTTTTTAACAGCGTATGTTTTAGCTCATAGTTTATTTGTATGGAAACCTTCTTCTTGGAATCTTCCTGGAGATGGACCTGCCTGGATGTATGGAGCTTATGCTGCATTCTATACTTGGCTAGGTTTCTATATACCAATGCTTTTAGGTTCTGTGGCTTGGGAATCAAAATCATGGAGATTGTTTTTTATCAATGCAGGATATAATTTAGCTTCTTTAGCTGCTATCGGTCTAATCCTCGCTGTTTGGCCTGCTTAATATAACGATCCACATTTTTAATATTTAAAAAAGGGATTCCAAATCGGGATCCCTTTTTGTATCTTAAGTCAAAATCAAAAATTTCTTTCCGAAGGATATCCGGAAGTTCTCT from the Leptospira saintgironsiae genome contains:
- a CDS encoding DUF1761 domain-containing protein, which codes for MLPVIPLNYLAILVGVLANVVIGFLWFGPIFGKVWAKEMGLDNKEPDNKAMIKSLVIMIIGSFLTAYVLAHSLFVWKPSSWNLPGDGPAWMYGAYAAFYTWLGFYIPMLLGSVAWESKSWRLFFINAGYNLASLAAIGLILAVWPA